A single genomic interval of Spinacia oleracea cultivar Varoflay chromosome 6, BTI_SOV_V1, whole genome shotgun sequence harbors:
- the LOC110779600 gene encoding uncharacterized protein, translated as MKKLKFPLCKYDESTDPEVHCNTFEQHMMPYTDSDAMWCKVFPSTLLGVASGWYKGLPKGSVYNYRQLEAEFMLRFISRQQRKKTSGELMAVTQRSGESLRDYLTRFNNESTSIPNLQQEIAVVALMRGMNHCEFKKYLGRKSFTDLGSALVKAHEYIKSDELMTIPNHYQSAQTRNVAPRPVQPAQQSQNRGFRKDEQRRDPRGRDHQKQSTSIYPTFHEYTPLNAPRAAIYNVNKNENWKRPPPMSDKPRPQSKYCAFHDDCGHYTEDCRDLKDNIEDMIRRGYLTQYKARQNNNNNNNNNQQNSSRQGNNTNNRLPSTQTPLRIEQKAPETSRSGEARNNGQKGPTVWVISGGPCHGGTISGAGRSLSEHRHLINYHSTRKWSSPQVMPNISFTPADCRGIIYPHDDPLVLGLEIANFPVKRILVDGGSSANIIFWEAFIQLKIDEKELTRVNYPVIGFSGATVFPEGGIRLPVQIGEGRTARDLMVDFLVIKVPAAYNVIVGRPFIHDAQAVVSTYHLTMIYMSNFEKAERIRGSQESARSCYLTALKTPGRLTPSRNITREAAMKRPAKCQNPKSEGEQSLLPKKEKR; from the coding sequence ATGAAGAAATTGAAGTTCCCACTCTGCAAGTATGACGAATCCACGGATCCGGAGGTCCATTGCAACACATTTGAGCAACATATGATGCCGTATACAGATTCCGACGCCATGTGGTGCAAGGTATTTCCCTCAACGCTGCTGGGAGTGGCATCCGGTTGGTATAAGGGACTGCCAAAGGGGTCGGTATACAATTACCGACAGTTAGAAGCAGAGTTCATGCTACGGTTCATCAGTCGGCAGCAGAGAAAGAAAACGTCGGGAGAACTGATGGCAGTCACCCAAAGAAGCGGAGAGTCCTTAAGAGATTACCTCACCAGATTCAACAACGAATCCACcagcataccaaacttgcaacaAGAGATAGCTGTGGTGGCCCTGATGAGAGGAATGAACCACTGCGAGTTCAAAAAATACTTGGGAAGGAAATCCTTCACTGATCTGGGAAGCGCACTGGTGAAGGCCCATGAATACATCAAAAGTGATGAGCTGATGACAATCCCAAATCATTATCAGTCGGCACAGACTAGAAATGTCGCACCAAGGCCGGTTCAGCCGGCGCAGCAAAGTCAGAACAGGGGATTCAGAAAGGATGAACAGAGGAGGGACCCAAGAGGGAGAGATCACCAGAAACAGTCAACCAGCATATACCCCACATTCCATGAATACACCCCATTGAACGCCCCAAGAGCCGCAATTTACAACGTCAACAAGAACGAAAACTGGAAGAGGCCTCCACCAATGAGCGACAAACCCAGACCACAGTCGAAGTATTGTGCATTCCATGATGACTGTGGGCACTATACGGAAGACTGCAGAGATTTGAAAGATAACATCGAGGATATGATCAGGAGAGGCTACCTGACGCAATATAAAGCCCgacagaacaacaacaacaacaacaacaacaaccaacagAATAGCAGCCGGCAGGGTAATAACACAAACAATAGGTTACCATCCACCCAAACACCACTCCGAATAGAGCAGAAGGCACCAGAAACCAGTCGCAGCGGAGAGGCTAGAAACAATGGCCAGAAAGGGCCGACAGTATGGGTCATATCCGGAGGACCGTGCCATGGAGGAACAATCAGTGGAGCAGGCAGAAGTCTGAGCGAACACCGCCACCTGATAAACTACCATAGCACCAGAAAATGGTCGTCACCCCAAGTCATGCCAAACATCTCGTTCACCCCAGCCGACTGCCGCGGAATTATATACCCTCACGACGACCCACTGGTTTTGGGCCTCGAAATAGCAAACTTCCCAGTAAAACGAATACTGGTGGATGGAGGGAGTTCAGCGAACATTATCTTTTGGGAAGCCTTCATTCAGCTGAAAATAGATGAGAAAGAGCTCACACGAGTCAACTATCCTGTGATAGGATTTTCGGGAGCCACGGTCTTTCCGGAAGGTGGCATCAGGCTACCGGTGCAGATTGGAGAGGGAAGGACCGCAAGGGACCTAATGGTAGACTTCCTGGTAATCAAAGTGCCGGCTGCATACAACGTCATAGTGGGCCGGCCATTCATCCACGATGCACAGGCAGTGGTATCAACATACCATCTAACCATGATATACATGTCCAACTTCGAGAAGGCTGAGAGAATCCGAGGCAGTCAAGAGTCAGCAAGATCATGCTACTTGACGGCATTAAAAACACCAGGCCGATTGACCCCATCCAGGAATATAACGAGAGAGGCAGCAATGAAAAGACCGGCAAAATGCCAAAACCCAAAATCAGAGGGTGAGCAATCTCTGTTGCCCAAGAAGGAGAAAAGGTAG
- the LOC110780657 gene encoding putative F-box protein At3g24700: MADKSSRRYQNCTPTCFNFFTKILPSILKKKKTGRRLPLELESNILQRIPAKPLLGLKRVCKRWRDEIKNPYFIKSHIGKFQIHNANSTSLILFGYGELQCNLYSLNYRKSTLEFKKLAGHDSNFVGGGCNGLVCFLKFDDMGLGMVWFSLHNPVTGTTINNIPHLVVPNGYHEKLVVLGYDCINDDYKIFYSVQDIYNNNNDNNESDTTWLYSLKRISWKSLKPPPRRYSCGVSNNTSSYWLIRKSDFTYDGVSGFDFESEEYYDVIPMPNDDIIPMPNDDDVFYSCDDDDVLDSSDDDDVLYDQVG, translated from the exons ATGGCGGATAAATCAAGCCGCAGATATCAAAATtgtacaccaacatgcttcaaCTTTTTCACAAAAATTCTACCTTCGATCCTAAAAAAGAAGAAAACCGGTCGCCGGCTTCCATTAGAGCTCGAATCTAACATTCTCCAAAGGATCCCGGCCAAACCCCTGCTCGGCTTAAAACGCGTTTGTAAGCGTTGGCGTGATGAAATTAAAAACCCTTATTTCATAAAATCCCACATAGGtaaatttcaaattcataaTGCAAATTCCACGTCACTCATCCTCTTTGGTTACGGTGAATTACAATGTAACCTATATTCATTAAATTATCGCAAATCTACTTTAGAGTTTAAGAAGTTAGCTGGACATGATTCTAACTTTGTTGGTGGTGGTTGCAATGGTTTGGTCTGTTTTCTAAAATTTGATGATATGGGATTGGGTATGGTATGGTTTTCGCTACACAACCCGGTAACCGGTACAACCATAAACAACATACCTCACTTGGTTGTACCAAACGGCTACCATGAAAAGTTGGTTGTGTTGGGTTATGATTGCATTAACGACGATTATAAGATTTTTTATTCAGTTCAAGACATCTATAACaacaataatgataataatgaaAGTGATACTACTTGGTTGTACAGTTTGAAGAGAATTTCATGGAAAAGCTTAAAACCTCCTCCACGTAGATATAGTTGCGGTGTTTCTAATAATACGTCGTCGTATTGGTTAATTCGAAAATCCGACTTTACATACGACGGTGTATCCGGGTTTGATTTCGAGAGTGAAGAGTATTATGACGTAATACCAATGCCAAATGATGACATAATACCAATGCCAAATGATGACGATGTTTTCTACTCGTGTGATGATGACGATGTTTTAGACTCGTCTGATGATGACGATGTTTTGTACGACCAAGTTGG gtaa